The following are encoded together in the Flavihumibacter fluvii genome:
- a CDS encoding alpha-L-fucosidase — protein MIKYWLIVLLSLSGLTTVQSQSKKILAPEPVLPLPTPAQLQWHEMEMNAFIHFTTNTFTDKEWGFGDEKEAIFNPTQVNTDQWAKTLKDAGFKTMILTCKHHDGFCLWPSAYTEHSVKNSPYKNGKGDIVKEASTAARKYGLKFGVYLSPWDRNRADYGKPSYLTYYRNQLKELFTNYGDVFEMWFDGANGGDGYYGGANEKRQINGATYYDWPTTLQQIRQMQPNVIFFSDAGPGVRWVGNERGIAGETNWNTISDDTLYAGKAGIEDLLGTGSPDGKKWIPAEVDVSIRPGWFYHATEDSKVRTPENLFDIYLTSVGRGSTLLLNIPPDRRGLFHENDVKSLQGFRAILNKEFAHNIALKAVVKASNTRGKSATFAAGQVTDGNKETYWATDDNQTTASLEISLANPATIKYVVLQEYIKLGQRVKSFTVEVWKDGSWQKVAEATTIGYKRILKLDPVETSKVKVTINDAKACPVISAIELY, from the coding sequence ATGATAAAGTATTGGTTGATAGTCTTGTTATCGCTCTCGGGCTTAACTACCGTACAGTCCCAAAGTAAAAAAATACTTGCCCCGGAACCTGTTTTGCCATTGCCAACACCTGCACAATTGCAATGGCATGAAATGGAAATGAATGCCTTTATACACTTTACCACCAATACATTTACGGACAAGGAATGGGGTTTTGGCGATGAAAAGGAGGCCATTTTCAATCCAACCCAGGTAAATACCGACCAGTGGGCAAAAACTTTGAAGGATGCAGGGTTTAAGACTATGATCCTGACCTGTAAGCACCATGACGGGTTTTGTTTGTGGCCATCTGCTTATACAGAACATTCAGTGAAAAACAGTCCGTATAAAAATGGGAAAGGCGACATCGTAAAAGAGGCAAGCACTGCAGCCCGGAAGTATGGTTTGAAGTTTGGGGTGTATTTGTCACCCTGGGACCGGAACCGTGCAGATTATGGAAAGCCTTCCTACCTTACCTATTACCGGAACCAGTTGAAAGAGCTTTTTACCAATTATGGCGATGTGTTTGAAATGTGGTTTGATGGTGCCAATGGCGGCGATGGATATTATGGGGGAGCCAATGAAAAAAGACAGATTAACGGGGCCACCTATTATGACTGGCCAACTACCCTGCAACAGATCCGCCAGATGCAGCCCAATGTGATCTTTTTCAGTGACGCTGGTCCGGGTGTAAGATGGGTCGGTAATGAAAGAGGCATTGCCGGTGAAACCAACTGGAATACTATTTCTGATGACACCCTATATGCCGGGAAAGCTGGTATAGAAGACCTGCTTGGAACCGGTTCACCCGATGGAAAAAAATGGATTCCCGCGGAAGTGGATGTATCCATCCGTCCGGGTTGGTTTTACCATGCTACGGAAGACAGCAAGGTCCGGACTCCTGAAAATTTGTTTGATATCTACCTCACTTCTGTTGGCAGGGGATCTACCTTATTATTGAATATACCACCTGACCGGCGTGGACTGTTCCATGAGAATGATGTAAAATCCTTACAGGGCTTCAGGGCCATTCTCAACAAAGAATTTGCGCATAATATTGCCTTAAAAGCCGTTGTGAAAGCAAGTAATACCAGGGGTAAATCTGCAACTTTTGCCGCAGGCCAAGTGACCGACGGAAATAAGGAGACCTATTGGGCGACGGATGATAACCAGACAACGGCTTCCCTGGAAATCAGCCTGGCGAATCCAGCCACTATAAAATACGTTGTATTACAGGAATACATTAAACTGGGACAGCGAGTAAAATCCTTTACTGTGGAAGTCTGGAAGGATGGCAGCTGGCAAAAAGTGGCCGAAGCAACCACGATCGGTTACAAGCGGATCCTTAAACTTGATCCTGTAGAGACCAGTAAAGTGAAAGTCACCATCAATGATGCAAAAGCCTGCC
- a CDS encoding GNAT family N-acetyltransferase: protein METTNFNCQPTHLADDLIWLAPLQAGDFEQLYAVGSDPLIWAGHPQLDRYKKEKFQVYFDEAVKGKNALLVFDKASNELIGSSRFYAFQPEISRVAIGYTFLAHKYWGGRYNLAMKTLMLNHAFTTVESVVFHIGATNIRSQKAVEKIGANKISSEGFIFNNSPIPYFEYEIRKAKWISPT from the coding sequence ATGGAAACAACAAATTTTAATTGTCAACCCACACACCTTGCAGACGACCTGATCTGGCTTGCCCCCTTGCAGGCAGGTGATTTTGAACAGTTGTATGCAGTGGGTTCGGACCCGCTGATCTGGGCCGGGCATCCACAACTTGACCGCTACAAAAAAGAGAAATTCCAGGTTTACTTTGACGAAGCAGTAAAAGGGAAAAATGCCTTACTGGTTTTTGACAAGGCATCCAACGAGCTGATCGGCAGTTCAAGGTTTTATGCTTTCCAGCCGGAAATTTCAAGGGTCGCCATCGGCTATACCTTTTTAGCCCACAAATATTGGGGTGGCAGGTATAACCTTGCGATGAAAACACTCATGCTCAACCATGCCTTTACTACGGTAGAATCTGTAGTGTTCCATATTGGCGCTACCAATATCCGGTCACAGAAAGCTGTTGAGAAAATTGGTGCCAATAAAATCAGTAGTGAAGGGTTTATCTTTAATAATTCCCCCATCCCCTATTTTGAGTACGAGATCAGGAAAGCCAAATGGATTTCCCCAACCTGA